From the genome of Sphingomonas sp. HMP6, one region includes:
- a CDS encoding ATP synthase F1 subunit epsilon yields MLHFELVTPERLVRSEDVYMVVVPGTEGDFGVLEGHAPVMSTIRDGALSVYRTEKGEPETIAIEGGFAEVSAAGLTVLAERAA; encoded by the coding sequence ATGCTCCACTTCGAACTCGTAACCCCAGAACGTCTCGTCCGCAGCGAGGACGTGTACATGGTCGTCGTCCCCGGCACCGAGGGTGATTTTGGCGTGCTGGAGGGCCATGCCCCGGTCATGTCGACGATCCGCGACGGCGCGCTGTCGGTCTATCGCACTGAAAAGGGCGAGCCCGAGACGATCGCGATCGAAGGCGGTTTCGCCGAGGTTTCGGCGGCAGGCCTCACCGTGCTGGCGGAACGCGCCGCTTAA
- the phaR gene encoding polyhydroxyalkanoate synthesis repressor PhaR: MKKTTPGDGPVTIKKYANRRLYNTETSSYITLDHLAAMTREGRDFKVIDAKSEEDITHNILTQIIMEEEQRGQTMLPVNFLRQLIAMYGDSMQAMVPGYLEASMDSFRRNQQQFKSAVEGAFANSPFAELAKQNMAMFEAATQAFKPGAKGGVGGTAQTSASKDDEIAALKAELGRLNEKIEKLGD; the protein is encoded by the coding sequence ATGAAGAAGACCACGCCGGGCGATGGCCCGGTCACGATCAAGAAGTACGCGAACCGCCGCCTCTATAATACCGAGACCTCGTCTTACATCACGCTTGACCACCTTGCCGCGATGACGCGCGAGGGGCGCGATTTCAAGGTCATCGATGCGAAATCCGAAGAGGATATCACGCACAATATTCTGACGCAGATCATCATGGAAGAGGAACAGCGCGGGCAGACGATGCTGCCCGTCAATTTCCTGCGCCAGTTGATCGCGATGTATGGCGATTCGATGCAGGCGATGGTGCCGGGCTATCTCGAAGCGTCGATGGACAGCTTCCGCCGTAATCAGCAGCAGTTCAAATCGGCGGTCGAGGGCGCGTTCGCCAACTCGCCCTTCGCCGAACTCGCCAAGCAGAACATGGCGATGTTCGAAGCCGCGACGCAGGCTTTCAAGCCGGGCGCCAAGGGCGGCGTCGGCGGTACGGCGCAGACGTCGGCGAGCAAGGACGACGAGATCGCCGCGCTCAAGGCCGAGCTCGGCCGGTTGAACGAGAAGATCGAAAAGCTCGGCGACTGA
- a CDS encoding alanine racemase, whose protein sequence is MSAPLRLRLDAAALIANWRALDRMSGAAACGAAVKANGYGLGAAGVVEKLAGAGCRDFFVATWAEAAVLEQLDVDVAVLHGIRAEDLAAALRSRARPVLNTAAQVARWRAAGGGRCDVMVDTGMNRLGVSVEEVGQGLLDGLQIDTLMSHLACADEDSSTNARQCAALQALKGRTTAKRLSLANSAGIALGAAYAFDLTRPGLALYGGVPRGELTGVVRQVVTPEAQVLQRRTLAAGESIGYNACYTATEPTEVAILNIGYADGYWRGFSNCGIARAGDAVLDVLGRVSMDLTAICVNTAPTLCEGDWVAIDYALPQAAALSGMSQYELLTGLGARSDRVWS, encoded by the coding sequence ATGTCCGCGCCCCTCCGTCTCCGGCTCGATGCCGCCGCCCTGATCGCCAACTGGCGCGCACTGGACCGGATGAGCGGCGCGGCCGCCTGTGGCGCTGCGGTCAAGGCCAATGGTTACGGCCTTGGCGCCGCTGGCGTGGTCGAAAAATTGGCTGGGGCGGGGTGTCGGGACTTCTTCGTGGCGACCTGGGCCGAGGCGGCGGTTTTGGAACAATTGGACGTCGATGTTGCGGTCCTGCACGGGATTCGCGCGGAGGATCTGGCTGCGGCGCTTAGGAGCCGCGCGCGACCGGTACTGAACACCGCAGCCCAGGTCGCGCGGTGGCGGGCGGCAGGCGGCGGGCGGTGCGACGTGATGGTCGATACCGGCATGAACCGGCTGGGCGTCTCGGTCGAGGAGGTCGGGCAGGGACTGCTCGACGGGCTTCAGATCGACACGCTAATGAGCCATCTCGCCTGCGCCGACGAGGACTCGTCCACCAATGCCCGGCAATGTGCTGCGTTGCAGGCGCTGAAGGGGCGCACCACGGCGAAGCGGCTCAGCCTCGCCAATTCGGCCGGTATTGCCTTGGGCGCCGCTTATGCGTTCGACCTGACCCGGCCCGGCCTGGCGCTTTACGGCGGCGTTCCGCGCGGAGAGCTGACGGGCGTGGTGCGGCAAGTCGTCACGCCCGAGGCACAGGTTCTCCAGCGCCGCACGCTCGCGGCGGGGGAATCGATCGGGTATAACGCGTGCTACACCGCCACCGAACCGACCGAGGTTGCGATCCTCAATATCGGCTATGCCGATGGGTATTGGCGCGGCTTCAGCAATTGCGGCATCGCGCGCGCCGGTGACGCTGTTCTGGACGTGCTCGGGCGCGTGTCGATGGATTTGACCGCGATCTGTGTCAACACAGCACCGACCCTGTGTGAAGGCGACTGGGTCGCTATCGATTACGCCCTGCCGCAGGCGGCGGCGCTGTCGGGCATGTCGCAATATGAACTTCTGACCGGCCTCGGGGCGCGATCCGATCGCGTTTGGAGCTAA
- a CDS encoding TonB-dependent receptor domain-containing protein translates to MKLRVLLSATALTSASFIIPTAAWAAEPAPQATAAAATLQAAPVTKSDEEASDENIVVTGSRIRRPNVESDAPITSITGQELFNQGQTNLGDTLSDLPQLRSTFVQQNPGAGVGIAGLNLLDLRGLGTSRTLVLVNGRRHVASDILSNASSVDVNTIANDIIERVEVVTGGKSAVYGSDAIGGVVNFILKRDFNGFQVRGNAAVSEAGFGANQFISGIAGKNFGDGRGNITAQIEYANQARVYASDIPAFTRADGFATVDADSPGLALGSDGFPDAVFVRDIRSSTTHRFGLVPIIQPSTGGLCGTGTLANNGPANTSGTAFHCNYFFTPEGRLVQQTGTRFGTGPGGTFVGGNGQTGREGNLLSILPSNQRINANLLARYEFSPALEAFLEAKYSRTDSVGNQLGPTFINNGPLAGSVDSRLSPRLDNPFLNAADRTLISNAILASGCGSTVGNAIAALTCTPLTATQRTNIANGSYRFAFARTLTDSPDRDEVFRRTTYRVVAGLRGQFNDDWKYEVSANYGRFEESVDFQGFVDRQRFLLSLDAGLNPLTNQIQCRAQFDTASATGLAGNTAAAAKLASDIAACVPYNPFGQPNNAAATSYFRIPLANSAYLSQLDIQGFVSGDSSQLFSLPGGPVSFVLGGEYRREKAFNNSDAAADNLLSNAVFLGDVNAPPLTVTEGFGELVVPIVKDVFLLKELTLSGAGRISKYNTGAGTTYTYNAGAQYSPFDGLRLRFSYGRAVRAPNVSESSFPSVPNFANGFIDPCNVNAIGGNPIRGVNCVAQLSTAQLANLPPAGYSIGIISGSNPNLVAETSDSFTYGGVFTPRFLPGFSLSVDYYDIKVSGVIVSLTAQTIVNTCYDSPSLSSPLCSTFQRNLTGSAGASGELPGQILFNSIVSGPQNFASRVRRGLDVEAGYRTNLSANAKLNARLIYTHSFTNSNFQDPTRPNFENYIIREVGDPQDEGRLDLDLTVDRVTFGYQMRVLGSQLVGAYENTFPNNAGVTGATGLPLNADAFDIEEYPATFYHNIRLNFEIGDGKAGRDSFNLFVGADNVLNQLPPLGTTGTGAGTGIFNIRGRNLYAGFRARF, encoded by the coding sequence ATGAAGCTCCGAGTCCTGTTGTCTGCGACTGCGCTAACCAGCGCGTCGTTCATCATCCCGACCGCCGCCTGGGCTGCTGAACCCGCCCCGCAGGCCACCGCTGCCGCTGCCACGCTGCAAGCCGCACCGGTGACCAAAAGCGATGAAGAGGCCAGTGACGAGAACATCGTCGTTACCGGGTCGCGTATTCGTCGCCCGAACGTCGAATCGGATGCCCCGATCACGTCGATCACTGGCCAAGAGCTCTTTAACCAGGGCCAGACGAACCTCGGCGATACGCTGAGCGATCTGCCGCAGCTTCGCAGCACCTTCGTGCAGCAAAACCCAGGTGCCGGAGTCGGCATCGCCGGCCTCAATTTGCTCGATCTTCGCGGTCTGGGTACGAGTCGTACTCTGGTGCTGGTGAACGGCCGCCGACATGTTGCGTCGGACATCCTGTCGAATGCCTCGTCGGTCGATGTCAACACGATTGCAAATGACATCATCGAACGCGTCGAAGTGGTGACCGGTGGCAAGTCAGCCGTTTACGGTTCCGACGCAATCGGTGGCGTTGTCAACTTCATCCTCAAGCGGGATTTCAATGGGTTTCAGGTACGTGGCAACGCCGCCGTCTCCGAGGCTGGCTTTGGCGCGAACCAGTTCATTTCGGGTATCGCTGGCAAGAACTTTGGTGATGGACGCGGTAACATCACTGCACAAATCGAATATGCGAACCAAGCGCGCGTCTACGCCAGTGACATTCCGGCATTTACTCGGGCTGATGGCTTTGCAACGGTCGATGCTGACAGCCCCGGCTTGGCGCTTGGCAGCGACGGTTTCCCGGACGCAGTCTTTGTCCGTGACATCCGTAGCTCGACCACGCACCGCTTCGGTCTCGTCCCGATCATTCAGCCTAGCACTGGCGGGCTATGCGGAACTGGGACGTTGGCAAATAACGGGCCCGCAAACACTTCCGGTACGGCATTCCACTGCAACTACTTCTTCACCCCCGAAGGGCGTTTGGTTCAGCAGACCGGAACGCGTTTCGGCACCGGCCCTGGCGGTACGTTCGTCGGCGGCAACGGCCAGACCGGTCGCGAAGGCAACCTCCTCTCCATTCTGCCGTCGAACCAGCGCATCAACGCTAACTTGCTTGCCCGGTATGAGTTCAGCCCGGCCCTCGAAGCGTTCTTGGAGGCGAAGTATTCGCGGACCGATTCGGTTGGTAACCAGCTTGGGCCAACGTTCATCAACAATGGTCCCCTCGCAGGTTCGGTCGATTCCCGCCTTTCGCCGCGGCTCGATAACCCGTTCCTGAACGCTGCAGATCGGACGCTCATTTCGAACGCGATTTTGGCTTCGGGTTGCGGTTCGACCGTAGGCAACGCGATTGCCGCACTGACCTGCACGCCGCTCACGGCGACGCAGCGCACCAACATCGCCAACGGCTCCTATCGCTTTGCCTTTGCGCGTACCCTTACCGACTCGCCTGACCGCGACGAAGTTTTCCGCCGCACGACCTACCGCGTGGTTGCGGGTCTGCGTGGTCAGTTCAACGACGACTGGAAGTATGAAGTCTCGGCCAACTACGGCCGATTCGAGGAGTCCGTCGATTTCCAGGGCTTTGTTGATCGTCAGCGGTTCTTGCTCTCGCTCGACGCCGGCCTGAATCCACTGACGAACCAGATTCAGTGTCGCGCGCAGTTTGACACGGCCTCGGCAACCGGCCTTGCTGGTAACACGGCTGCGGCTGCAAAGCTCGCGTCGGACATCGCAGCGTGCGTTCCGTACAACCCCTTCGGTCAACCCAATAACGCCGCGGCGACCAGCTACTTCCGCATCCCGCTCGCGAACAGCGCCTACCTTTCGCAGCTCGACATTCAGGGCTTCGTTTCGGGTGACTCCAGCCAGCTCTTCAGCCTGCCCGGCGGCCCGGTCAGCTTCGTTCTCGGTGGTGAATATCGGCGTGAAAAGGCGTTCAATAACAGCGATGCAGCAGCCGACAATCTCTTGTCCAACGCCGTGTTCCTGGGCGACGTTAACGCGCCGCCCCTGACCGTTACCGAAGGCTTTGGTGAACTTGTCGTGCCGATCGTGAAGGACGTGTTCCTTCTGAAGGAGCTGACGCTGAGTGGTGCCGGCCGTATTTCGAAGTATAACACTGGTGCTGGAACGACCTATACCTACAATGCCGGTGCGCAATACTCGCCGTTCGACGGCCTTCGTCTGCGCTTCAGCTACGGTCGCGCAGTTCGAGCACCAAACGTGTCGGAATCGAGCTTCCCGTCCGTACCGAACTTTGCAAACGGGTTTATCGACCCTTGCAACGTCAACGCGATCGGCGGCAATCCTATCCGCGGCGTGAACTGCGTTGCGCAGCTTTCCACGGCGCAGCTCGCGAACTTGCCACCGGCTGGCTACTCGATCGGGATCATCTCCGGCAGTAACCCGAACCTTGTGGCAGAAACCTCTGACTCGTTCACTTATGGCGGTGTCTTCACGCCCCGCTTCCTGCCAGGCTTCTCGCTGAGCGTTGATTATTATGACATCAAGGTTTCGGGCGTGATCGTCTCGCTGACGGCACAGACCATCGTCAATACCTGCTACGACTCGCCCAGCCTTTCGAGCCCGCTGTGCAGCACGTTCCAGCGCAACCTCACGGGGTCAGCAGGGGCGTCGGGCGAATTGCCTGGGCAGATCTTGTTCAACTCGATTGTTTCGGGTCCGCAGAACTTTGCAAGCCGGGTTCGCCGCGGCCTCGACGTTGAGGCAGGATATCGCACAAACCTGTCGGCGAACGCCAAGTTGAATGCGCGTTTGATCTACACCCACTCGTTTACCAACAGTAACTTCCAAGATCCAACGCGTCCCAACTTCGAGAATTATATCATTCGCGAAGTTGGCGATCCTCAGGATGAAGGTCGCTTGGATCTCGATCTGACTGTCGATCGTGTTACGTTCGGCTATCAGATGCGTGTTTTGGGGTCGCAGTTGGTTGGTGCGTATGAGAACACCTTCCCCAACAATGCTGGTGTTACGGGAGCTACCGGCCTTCCGCTTAACGCGGATGCTTTCGATATCGAAGAATATCCGGCTACTTTCTATCACAACATCCGGCTTAACTTCGAGATCGGCGACGGTAAGGCCGGCAGGGACTCGTTCAATCTGTTCGTCGGTGCGGACAACGTCCTGAACCAGCTTCCGCCGTTGGGCACGACGGGCACGGGTGCCGGTACGGGGATTTTCAACATCCGCGGACGCAATCTCTACGCCGGGTTCCGGGCGCGCTTCTGA
- a CDS encoding acetyl-CoA C-acetyltransferase encodes MQDTARDPSRDIVITAAKRTPVGSFLGAFAATPAHELGRIAIEAALAQAGVAGEEVSEVILGQVLTAAQGQNPARQASMAAGIPKEIPAWGVNQVCGSGLRAVALAYQAIASGDAAIVVAGGQESMSMSAHAQMLRAGQKMGDLSLIDTMVKDGLTDAFNRYHMGITAENLAEQYQITREAQDAFSVRSQNLAEAARSSGRFRDEIAAVTISGRKGDTIVADDEYIRSGATIDNVSGLRPAFKKDGTVTAANASGLNDGAAALVVMSRAEAERRGSPILARIASWASAGVDPSIMGIGPVPATRRALEKAGWSIAELDLIEANEAFAAQALSVGKELGWDAERVNVNGGAIAIGHPIGASGARVLTTLLYEMGKRDAKKGLATLCIGGGMGIAMCVER; translated from the coding sequence ATGCAAGACACCGCCCGCGACCCAAGCCGCGATATCGTCATCACCGCCGCCAAGCGCACCCCGGTCGGCAGCTTCCTCGGCGCCTTCGCCGCGACGCCAGCGCACGAACTCGGCCGCATCGCGATCGAAGCCGCGCTCGCGCAAGCAGGCGTCGCTGGCGAGGAGGTTTCGGAAGTCATCCTCGGCCAAGTCCTCACCGCAGCCCAGGGCCAGAACCCGGCGCGCCAGGCGTCGATGGCGGCAGGCATCCCCAAGGAAATCCCGGCCTGGGGCGTCAACCAGGTGTGCGGCTCCGGCCTGCGCGCGGTGGCGCTGGCGTATCAGGCGATTGCGAGCGGCGATGCGGCGATCGTCGTCGCGGGTGGTCAGGAATCCATGTCGATGAGCGCGCACGCGCAAATGCTTCGGGCAGGTCAGAAGATGGGCGACCTCAGCCTGATCGACACGATGGTCAAGGACGGCCTGACCGATGCCTTCAACCGCTACCACATGGGCATCACCGCGGAGAATCTCGCCGAGCAATATCAGATCACGCGCGAGGCGCAGGATGCGTTCTCGGTCCGATCGCAGAATCTGGCCGAAGCGGCCCGGAGTTCCGGCCGCTTCCGTGACGAAATCGCCGCCGTCACGATTTCCGGCCGCAAGGGCGATACGATTGTGGCCGATGACGAATATATCCGCAGCGGTGCTACGATCGACAACGTGTCGGGCCTCCGCCCCGCCTTCAAGAAGGACGGCACCGTCACCGCCGCCAATGCCTCCGGCCTGAACGATGGCGCCGCCGCGCTCGTGGTGATGAGCCGCGCCGAGGCCGAACGCCGAGGATCGCCGATCCTCGCGCGGATCGCGAGCTGGGCCTCGGCCGGGGTCGATCCGTCGATCATGGGCATCGGCCCCGTCCCCGCCACGCGCCGCGCGCTGGAAAAAGCCGGGTGGAGCATCGCCGAGCTCGATCTGATCGAGGCCAATGAAGCCTTTGCCGCGCAGGCGCTGTCGGTCGGCAAGGAACTCGGCTGGGACGCCGAGCGCGTCAACGTGAACGGTGGCGCGATCGCAATCGGCCACCCGATCGGCGCAAGCGGCGCGCGCGTGCTGACCACACTGCTGTACGAGATGGGCAAGCGCGACGCCAAGAAGGGCCTCGCCACGCTTTGCATTGGCGGCGGAATGGGCATTGCGATGTGCGTCGAGCGGTAA
- a CDS encoding CpaF family protein: MSAFGRRPGAAGAGTRPAFGVARPMHGGSARPSDGEAAPGAGEQFPPLPTLSDSDSMGNMPGTQQDAMQRLADRQASSAESGSSKVEGFESSIHKIKEQVLPRLLERVDPEAAATLNKDELAEEFRPIIGEVLAELKLTLNRREQFALEKVLVDELLGLGPLEELLADPNITDIMVNGPEQTYVERKGKLELAQIQFRDEEHLFQIAQRICNSVGRRVDQTTPLADARLKDGSRVNVIVPPLSLRGTAISIRKFSAKPITLDMMAGFGSMSPKMATALKIAGACRFNVVISGGTGSGKTTMLNALSKMIDPGERVLTIEDAAELRLQQPHWLPLETRPANLEGQGEISIRDLVKNALRMRPDRIILGEIRGSECFDMLAAMNTGHDGSMCTLHANSPREALARMENMVMMSDIKVPKEAISRQIADSVEMIIQVKRLRDGSRRVTNVTEVIGMEGPVIVTQELFKFEYLDESADGKIIGEYRSMGLRPYTLEKARTFGFDQAYLEACL; encoded by the coding sequence ATGAGTGCATTTGGACGTCGACCCGGAGCGGCCGGAGCGGGAACGCGACCCGCATTCGGCGTTGCGCGCCCGATGCACGGTGGGAGCGCACGCCCCTCCGACGGTGAAGCGGCGCCCGGCGCAGGCGAACAGTTCCCGCCGCTGCCGACCCTCTCCGATAGCGATTCGATGGGTAACATGCCCGGCACGCAGCAGGACGCAATGCAGCGCCTCGCCGACAGGCAGGCCTCGTCCGCCGAATCGGGCAGCTCGAAGGTCGAGGGGTTCGAAAGCTCGATCCACAAGATCAAGGAACAGGTCCTCCCGCGCTTGCTCGAACGCGTCGATCCCGAGGCGGCGGCAACGCTCAACAAGGACGAACTCGCCGAGGAATTCCGCCCGATCATCGGTGAAGTGCTCGCCGAACTGAAGCTGACGCTCAACCGCCGCGAGCAATTCGCGCTGGAAAAGGTGCTGGTCGACGAACTGCTCGGCCTCGGGCCGCTCGAGGAATTGCTCGCCGATCCGAACATCACCGACATCATGGTCAACGGCCCCGAGCAGACCTATGTCGAGCGCAAGGGCAAGCTCGAACTCGCGCAAATCCAGTTTCGCGACGAGGAGCATCTGTTCCAGATCGCGCAGCGCATCTGCAACTCGGTCGGCCGCCGCGTCGATCAGACCACGCCGCTCGCCGACGCCCGCCTCAAGGACGGCAGCCGCGTCAACGTCATCGTACCCCCGCTCTCCCTGCGCGGCACCGCGATCTCGATTCGTAAATTCTCCGCCAAGCCGATCACGCTCGACATGATGGCGGGCTTCGGCTCGATGAGTCCGAAAATGGCGACCGCGCTGAAGATCGCTGGTGCGTGCCGTTTCAACGTCGTCATCTCGGGCGGTACCGGCTCGGGCAAAACCACGATGCTCAACGCGCTGTCGAAGATGATCGACCCCGGCGAGCGCGTGCTGACGATCGAGGACGCGGCCGAACTTCGCCTGCAGCAGCCGCACTGGCTCCCACTCGAAACGCGTCCCGCCAACCTCGAAGGCCAGGGCGAAATCAGCATCCGCGATCTCGTCAAGAACGCGCTGCGTATGCGCCCGGATCGCATCATCCTCGGCGAAATCCGCGGCAGCGAGTGTTTCGACATGCTCGCCGCCATGAACACCGGCCACGACGGATCGATGTGTACGCTCCACGCCAACTCCCCGCGGGAGGCGCTCGCACGTATGGAAAATATGGTGATGATGTCCGACATCAAGGTGCCGAAGGAAGCGATCTCGCGCCAGATCGCCGATTCGGTCGAGATGATCATCCAGGTCAAGCGCCTGCGCGACGGCTCGCGCCGCGTCACCAACGTCACCGAAGTGATCGGCATGGAAGGCCCGGTGATCGTCACGCAGGAGCTGTTCAAGTTCGAATATCTGGATGAGTCCGCCGACGGCAAGATCATCGGCGAATATCGCTCGATGGGCCTGCGGCCCTACACGCTGGAAAAGGCACGGACGTTCGGGTTCGATCAGGCCTATCTGGAAGCGTGCCTCTAA
- a CDS encoding aspartyl protease family protein: MCALVLTLPLLTAAAPQSAALDTLAPDAEARWVAFQLTPANQIRFTATVDGQPVVAILDTGVSTSLLSRSFVDRTKLRIRSGPAAVAIGGTVASGWVDVREIAIGALTRHRAQLATAVLPDAATGGAAVDLLVGRDLTQGYALDIDYDARRFRLLPSGRLPFRGSTAPLRVAGTWPGYVTEISVGDRAIARMAVDTGDGSAVTLTHNAWATLPEARRATTSTIAFGIGGASVVDLAIVPLLRSATLTARAVEVRVEPRGGYTEAIGMNGRIGSGFLAGYRVLLDPGAGRMVLSPGRQADAPPLRSTSGLILRAEADRLTVLHVMRGGPAESSGWRAGEQICRVDDAAITRDAPLTWPVDHPGRAVRLGLCNGATRTLTLRHFY, translated from the coding sequence ATGTGCGCGCTTGTCCTAACCCTCCCGCTGCTGACAGCGGCCGCGCCCCAATCGGCAGCGCTCGACACGCTCGCGCCAGACGCCGAGGCACGCTGGGTTGCGTTCCAACTCACCCCCGCCAACCAGATCCGCTTCACCGCGACTGTCGATGGCCAACCCGTCGTCGCCATCCTCGATACCGGGGTGAGCACCTCGCTGCTGTCGCGCAGCTTCGTCGACCGGACGAAACTGCGCATCCGCTCCGGCCCCGCCGCCGTCGCGATCGGCGGGACGGTCGCGAGTGGCTGGGTCGATGTCCGCGAGATTGCGATCGGCGCATTGACCCGACATCGCGCGCAACTCGCGACCGCCGTCCTGCCCGATGCGGCAACGGGCGGAGCGGCGGTCGATCTGCTCGTCGGGCGCGATCTGACGCAAGGCTATGCGCTCGACATCGATTATGACGCGCGGCGCTTTCGCCTGCTGCCCTCGGGGCGCTTGCCGTTTCGCGGGAGCACCGCTCCGCTGCGCGTTGCCGGGACATGGCCGGGGTACGTGACCGAAATTTCGGTCGGCGACCGTGCGATCGCGCGGATGGCGGTCGACACGGGCGATGGCAGCGCGGTGACGCTGACCCACAACGCCTGGGCCACGCTCCCGGAGGCACGCCGCGCGACGACGTCTACCATTGCCTTTGGCATCGGCGGCGCGAGCGTGGTTGACCTCGCGATCGTGCCGCTGCTGCGCAGCGCCACGCTCACCGCCCGCGCGGTGGAAGTTCGGGTCGAGCCGCGCGGCGGCTATACGGAGGCGATCGGGATGAACGGCCGGATCGGATCGGGCTTCCTTGCAGGCTACCGCGTGCTGCTCGATCCCGGTGCCGGGCGCATGGTGCTGAGCCCCGGCAGGCAAGCCGACGCGCCGCCGTTGCGCTCGACCAGCGGCCTGATCCTGCGCGCCGAGGCCGACCGGCTGACCGTGCTACATGTGATGCGTGGTGGGCCGGCCGAATCCAGCGGATGGCGCGCAGGCGAGCAGATTTGCCGTGTCGATGACGCAGCGATCACACGCGATGCGCCATTAACGTGGCCGGTAGACCACCCGGGTCGCGCGGTCCGGCTCGGCCTGTGCAACGGCGCCACCAGAACGCTGACGCTGCGCCACTTCTACTGA
- a CDS encoding alpha/beta fold hydrolase, with product MVASVVPPFDTAPQHGPRPLPLFLDMLREQTAASPDRRAAALAGLRAYQAFPRGRPPKPAPARFRRGTARLRDYGAKGATGRAIVFVPSLINPPHILDLLPDISLLRWLAQQGHRPFLLDWGTPSPKARDMDVSAHVTRVLLPLIAKFAEPPVLVGYCLGGTMALAAACLTPVAGLALIASPWTFAGFGSAARGEIAGLWHAAQPMCAAIGLVPMEVLQSGFWRLDPARTIGKYESFATIDPASAAARRFVAMEDWANAGAPLPYATGRQLFEDFVGADVTGANHWQIAGTTITPAALPCPAIEFVSRNDRIVPAASAADLPDRHDLGAGHVGMIVGSSAKAQLWEPLSGWLNALPRPR from the coding sequence ATGGTTGCCTCGGTCGTACCACCATTCGATACCGCACCGCAACACGGACCGCGTCCGTTGCCGCTCTTCCTCGACATGCTGCGCGAACAGACCGCAGCCTCGCCCGATCGCCGCGCTGCGGCACTGGCGGGTTTACGCGCGTATCAGGCGTTTCCGCGCGGCCGCCCGCCCAAACCCGCCCCCGCGCGGTTTCGCAGAGGCACGGCGCGCTTGCGTGACTATGGTGCGAAGGGCGCCACCGGTCGGGCGATCGTGTTCGTCCCCTCGCTGATCAACCCACCGCACATCCTCGATCTGTTGCCCGACATCTCGCTGCTGCGCTGGCTGGCACAGCAAGGGCATCGCCCGTTCCTGCTCGATTGGGGGACACCGTCCCCAAAAGCCCGCGACATGGATGTAAGCGCGCATGTGACACGCGTGCTGCTCCCGCTAATCGCCAAATTCGCCGAACCGCCGGTGCTGGTCGGCTATTGCCTCGGCGGCACGATGGCGCTCGCGGCGGCGTGCCTGACACCCGTCGCCGGCCTCGCCTTGATCGCGTCGCCCTGGACCTTTGCCGGCTTTGGTTCGGCGGCACGGGGCGAGATCGCCGGATTATGGCATGCCGCCCAACCGATGTGTGCGGCGATCGGGCTGGTGCCGATGGAAGTCCTGCAATCAGGCTTTTGGCGGCTCGATCCCGCCCGGACGATCGGCAAATATGAATCCTTCGCCACCATCGACCCGGCGAGTGCCGCGGCGCGCCGTTTCGTGGCGATGGAGGATTGGGCCAATGCCGGTGCGCCTTTGCCCTACGCCACCGGACGGCAGTTATTCGAGGATTTCGTCGGCGCAGACGTCACCGGGGCCAACCACTGGCAGATCGCGGGCACGACGATCACCCCCGCCGCGCTCCCCTGCCCGGCGATCGAATTCGTGTCGCGCAACGACCGGATCGTCCCCGCCGCCAGCGCGGCCGATTTGCCCGACCGGCATGATCTTGGCGCGGGGCATGTCGGCATGATCGTCGGCAGTTCCGCCAAGGCGCAACTGTGGGAGCCGCTGTCGGGCTGGTTAAACGCCCTCCCCCGGCCTAGATAG